The DNA sequence GTTTCCAGATCAGCTTGAGCCATTTCAACCCGTTGGGGCACAGTCAATCGGTCGGCTGGGCCAATTACGAGCGGGCCCTCCAGGATTCTCTTTTTTGGCAGACGGTGGTCAACGCGGTCTATTTCACCCTGCTCTCCATCATCCTGGGATTCTGGCCGCCGATCTTCCTGGCGATCCTGCTCAATGAGGTGACCCGCGGGAAGGGCCTGTTGAAGTTCCTTTACCTGATCCCTTACGTGATCCCGGTGGTGCCGGCGGCCAATCTTTGGAAATGGATCTTCGATGAAGGCTTCGGGGTCTTGAACTCCATCCTGGGCGCCCTGGGCCAGCCGCCGGTGGGGTGGCTCTCGGACCCCAAGTGGGCGCTGATCTCGATCGTCCTGATGTTCGTATGGAAGAACACGGGTTGGTTCATGCTCATCTACTTCGCTTCGCTCCAGAACCTGCCCGACGAGCTCTATGAGGCCGCCGAATTGGACGGGGCAGGCTTGAAGAAGAAGGTCTTTTCCATCACCCTCCCTTACCTGGTGCCGGTCATGTGGACCCTGTCCATCATCCAGGTGATCATGACCTTCCAGATCTTCACCGAGGTCTATGTCATGACCAATGGCGGGCCCATGCACGCCACCGAGGTCATCGGGACCTACATCTACAAGACGGCCTTCGGGAGCATGGACCTGGGCTATGCCTCGGC is a window from the bacterium genome containing:
- a CDS encoding sugar ABC transporter permease; its protein translation is MADFKPFSIYDDDEQKDKKVPIPEVPQDHEGDLGLEIEDVPTRDDDKTRDELMRQLGMGSGEPVGEKKTSEALEQATFLKGEANESVEDRAKALIRKRQETGKIRDRRKVASIFDKPIEPDKPIRPGRAAWHPFSYRAQSFWFLFPALVLFVIFYLYPMIQGFQISLSHFNPLGHSQSVGWANYERALQDSLFWQTVVNAVYFTLLSIILGFWPPIFLAILLNEVTRGKGLLKFLYLIPYVIPVVPAANLWKWIFDEGFGVLNSILGALGQPPVGWLSDPKWALISIVLMFVWKNTGWFMLIYFASLQNLPDELYEAAELDGAGLKKKVFSITLPYLVPVMWTLSIIQVIMTFQIFTEVYVMTNGGPMHATEVIGTYIYKTAFGSMDLGYASAMAMLMFGALFAFTFVRFVQIKQVSR